The Streptomyces uncialis genomic interval GAGGAAGGGGCGGACAGAGGCGACTTCGTGCGCACCGCAGAGCCCTTGCAGCCGCGCCCCGCGACGATTGCGTCCGTGGTGTGCCGGATCTGCCGGACGCGCCCCGCATTCAACCGGGAGTTGGCGCTCTGCCAGAGGCACCGCAATCAGTGGGTACGCAGCGCCAACGACATCACCTTCGAGCGGTGGCTGGCCTCGCAGTCTCCCTACGTAAGTTACGGAGAGTGCAAGGTCACGGTCTGCGATGAATTCGCGGAGTCTGCCCTGGGGCTGTGCACCGTCCACGCCGACCGCTATCGCCGCGGGGGCAGCCCGGGTCAGGCGAGACTGCCCGCCGGATCGTTCATCTCCTACGAAAAGGCCGGGCGTGATGTCCCCGTCGAGTACGCCGACCACGCGGTCTTCCTCCGCTGGTGCGCGACGGCCCGAGCCTTGCGGCAATCGGGGCAGGTGAACCTGCGCGGCCTTCGCCCTCTGGCCCGGGCCGAATTCCAATGGAGCCTGCATGCCCACGGATACGTGCGCGGACGGTGGTGGAACCTCGCATGGATTCAAGACCTGGTGGACCTCTGCCGAGAACAGGCCGTCAACTCGCTCCTGGAGGCCGACGTCACGGGGGTGCGTGCGGACCACCGCGCTGTTGTCCACGAGATGGAAACCCACCTGCGTCTGATCTACGTGACTCCGGCGGAGACCAAGGAGGCCGGCTTTATCGAGACGGAGCACTTCGGGCACCGGTTCCCCACGCGCTCCAGCCGCTTCGATCTCACCAGAATCACGCAACGCTGGCTCCGTGACCTCGCGTGGGAGTACCTGGCGGACCGGATGCGCTCCCCTCAATGCCCGCGTACCGGGTTCTTTCTCGACCATGCCCAGCGAGCCTGCGCCGAACTGAGCACCTTCCTGGAACTCGTGGCCACCGGCGGTGGCCACGACCCCGCCCAACTGCAGCCGGACCAGATGCAGCAGTTCGTCGCCGACGTCCGGCGCCGGGAATCAAAGGGTCTGCCCTCCCTCGCCAGGCGCGGAGCTCATGATCGCCCGGTCATCATGTCTGCCTCGGCCCGCCGGGAAGTCTTCAACCACTGCCGCCGAGTGCTCCGCTTCGCCCTCGACTCAGGAGAGGCGGATCTCCTTGGGTTGGATCGGGGCTTCATCACCGCCGTGCCCTACGGGGGAGTCGCACCCAAGCGAAGCCGCCACCCCTTCCCCGACGAGGTGGCACAGGCTGTCGTGGATGAGACGAATCTGGGGCGGCTGGCCGAGGCATACGACCCGCAGGACCGCGGGCTGCGGGATATGTGGGAGACCATCGTCGCAACAGGGCGGCGAGCCAGCGAGGTTATCGAGCTCAAGCTGGAATGCCTCGGCCGATACAACGGGTTGCCCATGCTCTGGCACGACCAGACCAAGGTCGGCAATTATGACGAGGCCATCCGCATCCCCGAGCCGGTCTACGTCATGCTCCAACGCCGCCAGCGCAAGACCCGCGCATGGTTCGCCGAGCGTCACTCCGGCCGCTATCCGGGGGCGGACGAGCGAGCCGCCCTGGCGCTCTTCCCGTCGCCAGTCTGTAACCCCGAGGGACAAACACCCCTGTCCTACACGTGGTTCAACAGCAAGTTCAGACAGTGGATCCAAGACCTCGAACTCGGAAAGTACGTCGCCCACCAGGCCAGACACACCCTGGCCACCCGCCTGCTGCGACACGGAGCCACCCTTTCGCACATCCGCCGCTACCTGGGCCAGGTCTCCGACCGGATGGCCGAGCACTACGCGAAAGTCGCGGTCTCCGAGATCGAAGACGTGCTGCAGCACATCTGGGTCGCCGGCCCCGGGGCACCCAATCCGGGAGAACTCCTCTCCGGCCCGGTCACGCCGCTGGATCGCCGCCAGGCCGAGGCGCTTGCCGTGGACCTCTCCCGACGCAGCACGCCGGCCCAAGGCGGCTTCTGCACCTTCCAGCCCGTAGTCGACGGCGGGGCCTGCCCGTTCAACCTCGACTGCGAGAACTGCGACAAGTTCGTCATGTCCGGCGCCGACCTTCTCTACTGGCGCCGCAAACGCGAGCACTGGGGTTCCGTCGCCGAGCGTGCTCCAGACGACCGCACCGCCGACTACCTGCATGAGCTATTCGCACCGACCGCCAAGGCCATCGACGGGCTGGAGCGGGCCCTGGCCGGACTCGGGTTACTGGAGGACGCCTTGGCGCTCGACCTTCGACGGCCCCAGGACTACTTCGAGCGCCTGTGGAACATCGGCTTCAAGGCCACTGATCTCGCTGCCGCCGCTGACGACACGGCCGAGCACGATGACGAGGGCGACGCCGAGGAGAGGCGGTCGGCATGAGCGCACCGGCCTCCCCGCCGCGCACGGCCGCCGCCCTGGCCGCCCGAGAACGCCGCGTCAAGGACATGCTCCAGCGGATCGAAGCCACCGTCGCCGAGTTGCGGCACCGACACACCGCAGTCACCTTCCAGGCCGTCGCCCGCAAGGCGGGCGTCTCCCGCACCTTCCTCTACGAAAACCCCGAGGCCAGGAGCCTGATCGAGACCGCACGGGAGCGGGGCGAAGGAGCCGGCCGACCAGAGCGGCATCACGGCAGCGAGGCCGAGACGGCCTGGCGTGAACGCGCGCTCAACGCCGAAGACGGGCTCAAGACCGCACACGCGGAGATCAGAAGACAGCGCTCCCGCATGGGCCAGTTGCTCGGTCAGATCCGCGACCTGGAGGCCGGCTGGTCGGACGAGTCGGTGACGCGCCTGGTCGAGCAGAACGCGCAGCTCAAACAGCGGGTTCAGCAACTGTCCCAGGACCAGCGGCAGATGGAGGAGCGACTGCAGGCGGCCCGGACGAACAACAGGTTCCAGGACCGCCGCATCGCCCAACTGGAAGCACAACTGCTGGAACACACCGGCGGCAGCTGAGCGGCCGTGCTCGCCTCGCTAATCGGAGCCGGGCTTCCAGCGCCCGGACGGAGGCCGTCACCGTCCCCGTCCTGGCGCCTGGAGCCACGGCCGGCGTCAGGGCCTGGGCAGCGGCAGGCCGGGCATCTGCGCTTCGGGCACGGCGCTCTGGACGAGGAAGCGCAGGTGGAATGCCTCCTCGGTGGCAACGGTGATCCGCTCCGGACTGTGCCGGGTACTACGGGACTTGTCCGGCAGGCCGGCGGCCCAGTGGGCGGGGTTGCCGAAGACGGGGCGGCGTGGTTCCGCGCGGACATGAAGGAGACCGTGCAGCCCAGCAGCTGGCCTTCGGCGGTGCTGTCGCCCGCGACGGTCAGCAGCACACGGGCGTATCCGTAGAGCCAGCCGGCTGACGTCGTCAGCCGGCCTGGGCTGGTTCCAGAGGCTGGTGCTGACGGGTGGTCTACTCGGTGTGCAGCGCCGAGGCGACGGTCATCCGGGCCGCCGACCGGGCCGGGACCAGGGCACCGAGGACCGCGATCGCCACACCCGCCAGGAGCATCGCGGCCAGCTGCGGCGCGTGCCACACGTCCTTCATATATGCGGGGAAGTCGACCACCCCGACATGGTCCACGACGAGGCGGTGCGCCACGATCCCGAGCGGGATGCCGAGCAGTCCGCCGACCGCGCCCAGCCCGGCGACCGAGGTCACCGTCATCACCACCACCTGCCGGGGTGTCATCCCGATCGACTTGAGCATGCCCAGGTCCCGGCGCCGCTCACGGGTGTTCAGGAGAACGGTGTTGAAGACACCGAGCGACGCGACGAGCGTCAGCAGCACCGTGAACACGGTCGAGAAGGTGATGACGGTGGCGGTGCCGGCGTTGCCGGAGTCCATCACCGACGCGTGCAGGCCCGGGTCGAGCGCCGCGACCGCCTCAGCGTAGGCACGCGCGTCGGCGCCGGAGGCGAGCCGTACCGTGTACTCGGTGGCGTGGGCGTCCGGTGCGAGTTGGGCGAAACTCTCCCAAGTGGCCTCCAAGGCACGGGCGTCACCCTCAATGAGCTGACCCACGACGGTCGCGGTGATCTTCCTACCGTTCAGCTCCAGCGTGACCCGGTCACCGAGCTTCAGCCCGCGCTGGCTCAGGAACGCCGGCCCCGCCACGATCTCGCCCGCCGCGGCCGGCGCCCGGCCCTTGACGATGGTGTGCTCGTACAAGGAATCGTCGCCGCGGTAGAAGTCGGCGAAGACGGGCTGGGTCTGCCCGGTCATGTTCGCCTGGGACAGCGCGCGGGCCCGTACCCCCTCCGCGCCCGGCAGGGACCGCAGCCGTTTCTCGATCTGCGGGTCACTGAGCCGGGGCGGAGTCCGGTCTTTGCCCGACCCCCCGGTCGTCACGTGAATCCTGGCGCCTCCGTCCTCCCGCCCGACATTGGCGTACGCCACCATGGTGCTGGTCAGTCCGGTCGACAGGGTCACCGTGGTGACCCCGAGGACGATGGCCGCCATGGTCAGCAGGGTGCGGCCAGGGCGGGCGAACGGCTGGCCGAGGCCCAGACTGACCGGCCGCGGCAGCCGGGTGGCGCCGAGCAGCCGCTGGACGCGCAGCCCGCGCCCGGCCTGCGGCGCGCCGCCCGCGCTGATCGCCTGTGCGACGGGCAGCCGGTGGGCGCGCAGGGCAGGGACCAGCGCGGCCAGCAGGACGAGGGCGGGCATGCCCACTAGGCAGGCCACGGACACCCACGGACTGATGCCGCCGACCGAGGCCCGGCCCACCTCGATGCCGCTGAACGCGACCTTCAGGATCGGCCCGGCCAGCGCGTTGCCTACCAGAGTGCCCAGCACGCAGCCCACCACCGCCGGTACGGAAAGCATCGTCAGGTAGACGGCGACGACCTGGTTGGGGGTGAAGCCCAGGGCCTTGAGCACCCCGATGTGCCGGTACCCGGAGACGACTGCCCCGCTGACCACGTTGCCGACGATCAGGGTGGAGACGAGCAGGCCGAGGATGCCGAAGAGTGTGATGAACGGGAGGTAGGAGTCGGCCAGCGCGGAGAAGGCCTGCTTGAGGGTGAGGTAGGTCTGAGCGCCGGTCAGCGATTCCTTGGGCAGTCCCGTGGTGGCCCGTGCCAGCGAGGCGCTCAGCTGGGCCTCCGTCGAGGAGTCCGTGAAGCGGTAGAGCATCTGGGCGGAGGTCGGGTGCAGTGCGGCCATCTGCTCGGGCGAGACCCAGGCGCTCCCCGACTTGCTCATGCTGGCGGCGAATCCAACGACGGTCAGCGTCGCTCCGCCGGGGGTTTCCAGCTTGGTGCCGAGCAGCTCGGGGCCTGGGGAGCCCTGGACGGACCAGTTGACGACGATCTCGCCGGGTGCGGTGGCCCAGTGGCCCTCAAGGAGTTCGATCCGGTCCACGGGGCCCGCCGGATCGGCCCGGCCCACCACCGTGAGGGTGCCGCCCGCCATCCAGAGCCAGTCCCTGGGGATGTCGACGACGGCCTGCCCGAACGGCCCGGCCGCAGCCTCCACTCCGGGCTGCCGGGCAGTCCGCGCCAACTGCTCCTGCGAGACCTTGGTGGTGTCGAAGGCCGCCACCGTATGAGCACCGCGCTGTGCGGCGTAGGCCTTGTCGAAGGGGCCCGAGGCGGCGCTCAGCAGCGCCAGCGCGAGCAGGACGGTCGTGGTGGAGCAGAGCACGACGAGCCCGATGACGAAGGTCTGGAGCCGACGGCGCTTCACGGCCGCGCGCGAGGCTCTCCATACGGCGCTCACGCGGTCGCCTCCAGCGTGCTCTCGCGGGCGACCCGGCCGTCGGCCACTTCGATCAGCCGGCTGGCGCAGCGGGTGGCCAGCTGCGGGTCGTGGGTGACGATCAACAGGGTCTGGCCGATCTGGTTGAGGTCGATCAGCAGATCCATCACCTGCTCGCCCGACCGGCTGTCGAGGGCGCCGGTCGGCTCGTCGGCAAGCAACAGGGCCGGGCGGTTCATCAACGCCCGTGCGACGGCGACCCGTTGCCGCTCTCCGCCGCTCAGCGTCGCCGGATAGTTGTTCCGGCGCTTGGCGACACCGAGTTCGTCCAGGAGCTCCAGGGCACGGCGGCGCGCCTGCCGGGCCGAGGTGCCGGTCAGCTGCGCGGCCAGCGCCACATTGTCCAGTACAGGCAGATCGTCGATGAGGTTGAAGAACTGGAAGATCATGCCGACGTTCCGCCGCCGGAACAGCGCCAAGCCGGTCTCGTTCAGTTTCCCGAGGTCATGACCCTGCACCTCGACTGTGCCCGAGGTCGGCCGGTCCAGGCCGGCCACCATGTTGAGCAAGGTGGACTTGCCGCAGCCGGAGGGGCCCATCACGGCAACCGCGTCGCCCGCCCTGATCTCCAGCGACAGGCCGTCCAGGGCCTTCGCGTCGCCGTACTCCTTGTGCACGCCGTCCAGCCGTACCACCACTTGCCGGGCACTGTCGTGATCAGTTGTCATGGCTCGAACCTAGGACGGAGTCCGCGGACGGGGCGTCACTCCCCGGATGTATCCGTCCGGGCACGTCATCCCGGGGATGTACGGAGCTGCATCCGGGGGCTGATGCGGGGCGTGTCGTGCAGCTGCGAAGATGGTCCGGTGTGGGGATCCGGGACGATGTGGCTGGTCATCGCCCTGGCGGCGGCAGTTGGCGCCGCTGGGTGTCTGTGCGTGGCGGTGGTCCGGGCGCGGCGGCTGCACCAGGCGGCCATCGAGGAGCGTGGCTGGCTGCTGGAGCGGGAGCGCGAGAGCGCGGCGCGGACCGCGGTCGACGCCGAGCGGGCCAGGATCGCCACCGAGCTCCACGACATCGTCAGCCACAACGTGAGCCTCATGGTGGTCCAGGCCGGGGCCGCCCGCGAGGTGCTGGCCACGATGCCGGACGAGGCCGCGGCGGCGATGAGCGCCGTCGAGACCGCCGGACGGAACACGATGACCGAGCTGCGGCACCTGCTCGGCCTGCTCGCCCCCGCGCAGAACGGCGACGACGAGCCCTACGGTATGGACCTGTCACCGCAGCCGAGCTTGAGCCGGCTCAGCCCGCTGATCGACCGGATCGCCTTTGCCGGCCTGCCCGTGGAGATGCGCATCTCGGGTGAGCCGCGCCCCCTGCCGACCGGGATCGATGTCACCGCCTACCGGATCATCCAGGAGGCCCTGACCAATGCCCTCAAACACGGGGACGGAGCGAAAGCCGAGGTGACGGTGCGATACGCGGACCACTACCTGCGAGTCGAGGTGCTGAACAGCGGGCCGAGCATCCTGTCGGGCAACCGGCCAGTGCGGAGGGAGCCGGTCCCGGGCCAGGCAGACGGAACGGGACGCGGGCTGCTCGGCCTGCGGGAGCGGGTCGCCGTCTACGGCGGCGACCTTGACGCCCGCCGCCGCCTCGGCGGCGGCTACCGCGTCCGCGCCCGGATCCCGCTGGACCGGCCATGACGACGCGCACCGAATCCGCCCCTCGCGTCGTGATCGCCGACGACCAGGAGCTGGTCCGCACCGGCTTCCGCCTCATCCTGACCGCCCGCGGCATCGACGTGGTGGGCGAAGCCGGCGACGGAGCCGAGGCCGTGGCCGCCGTGCGGAGGCTGCGGCCCGACGTCGTACTGATGGACATCCGGATGCCCGCCATGGACGGCCTGGAAGCCGCCCGCCGCATACTCGCGCAGGCCCCGGACTGCCGAGTGATCATGCTGACCACCTTCGACCTCGACCACTACGTCTACGCCGCCCTCGCCGCCGGAGCCAGCGGATTCCTACTCAAGGACGTCACCCCCGCGCATCTGGCCGCCGCCGTACGCCTGGTCGACACCGGCGACGCCCTACTCGCACCCTCGATCACCCGCCGCCTGGTGGAGCGCTTCGCCCCCAGCGCCTCCAGAACCGGCTCGGATCTCGCAAAGCTGGCCGTCCACCGAGACCTGGCCGCGCTGACGCCGCGCGAGCGCGAGGTACTGACGCTCATGGGCCGAGGTCTTTCCAATTATGAACTGGCGCGGGAACTGACCCTCAGTGAGGCGACAGTGAAGACCCACGTAGCCCGGATCTTCGCCAAGCTGACCCTGCGCGACCGGGCCCAAGCCGTCGTCCTCGCCTACGAGACAGGACTCGTCTCACCGGGCGAGTCTGCTGACACCGCCAACCCCTGCCGATAGCCAGCAATCTGGAGATCAAGCATGGATCAGCCAGTTTGGTGTCACATGAGGTGACGACCTCAGCCCGGCGCTATGTTCGGAAACGGCCGTCTGCGGAACATGATCAACTGTCAATTCCCGAAAGCGCCTGCACAGGTGAGCTAGTGATTCGCTGTCAAGTACAGGGAACTGCGAACGTGCCGGACGGGCCGAACTCGCCTGCATTACAGTCGAGTTGTCCATGATCGTGTACGTGATGGGGGCTTCCGGATGGCAGAGGAACCGGTGGCCGAGCGCGGGGTGCTGGCGCGCCGACCCAACGGACCCGGGCGAAGGAACTCTCCGCCAGGCCGACCATGATCGCGGCCTGAGAGCATCGAGGCGTGGGCAAGCACAGCCGACCCGGACCGTCGAACCAGCCGTCGCGCGCCGTCCCGCGTGTGGACGCCGACAACCCGTTCGCCGCGTACGACAAGCGGCGCCGCCCGCCGATGGACATCTACCGTCGCCACCGGCCGGTGCACGGCGGCGCCGGTCACCTCCGGCCCGACGAGCCGCGCGTCCTGGAGGAGCGGAGCGGGTCCGCGTACGAGCCGGTAGGCACCGCTCCCAACCTCGCGGCCGCCCAGGAATGGGTGAACGAACTCCGGCTCGGCGACGACCCCACAGCGAGATGACCCAGAGCGAAAAGCATCCCGGTCCGCAGCCGGTGCGATGACTCATCGAACGCCAGCCACCGCAGCACCGACCGGACACATGGCGAACATGTCCGGTACGCAAAGATCCTGGTCAAGACAGCTTCTCGCGAGAGGCGGTCGGAAAATTGGAGATCACCGGCACGTGCCAACTGGCCTGCACATACTGTCTGTCCGAGTCGGGTCCCCGGGCCACGCACGGCACGATGACTCCCGCGGACTGGCGGCAGGTCATCACCGACGCCGCCGCACTCGGCATCCCGCGCGTCCAGCTCATCGGCGGTGAACCGACCGTCCACCCGCAGTGGCGCGACTTCACCGAACACGCGCTCGGCCTCGGGCTCGGCGTTCAGGTCTACTCGAACCTGATCCACGTCGCGTGGTCATGGTGGGACACGTTCGAGCGGGACAGGGTGACCCTGGCGACCAGCTACTACGGCGACGGCGAGGCGTGACCATGGAGTGGGAACAGCACGCGGAACGGCTCGCGCACCAGGTGACCGACCCCGACTCGCGGTGGCTCGGTCCCGTGGCAGCCGTTCCCCGGCATGAACTGGTACCCCGGTGGTGGGAACGCGACCGGAGCGGAGGCTGGACCCTGCGCGTGGGCGAGGACGACCCGGACGCATGGCTTTCCGCCGCCTACGCGGACCGGTCCCTGATCACCCGCGTCGGCGCGCTGCACGCTGACCACGCCCAGCCCGACGACCACCCCGAGGGGCGCCCCACTTCGTCGGCGACACTGCCGAGCCTGGTCGTGTCGATGCTGCGGCACGGACGGCTCGGGGACGGGCTCGACCTGCTCGATCTCGGCACCGGCGCGGGCGGACTCACCGCCTACGCCGCCGCACGGCTCGGAAGCGAGCGCGTGACCAGTGTGGACGTGGACCCGTACCTGACGGGCGCGGCGGCGGAACGGCTGGCGCGGCTCGGGCTCCGGCCCCGATTCCTCGCCCTGGACGCCACGGCGGAGATCCCGGGGACGTACGACCGGATCATCGCCACCGTGGGAATGCCCGCCGGCCCGGGACTCCGCCCCGTGCTCGGCGCGCTCCGCGAAGGCGGACGGCTGGCCGCCACCCTTGCCCGGACCACCATGATCCTCACCGGGTGGAAGCAGGCCGGCGGTGATGTGGTCGGGCGGATCGAACGGGACTGGGCCGGGTTCATGCTCACCCGGTCCGGCGACGACTACCCGCCCGAGCTCGCCGAACTGTTCGCCCACGCCCGGGAAGCGGACGGGGACAAGACCAGCACCGGCCGCTATCCCGTGGTGAACGTCGACGAGGCATGGGAGGTCCGGTCCATGCTGGAAGTGACGACACCGGGCGTCGAGACCCGTTACGAGACCAGCGGACGGACCCGCACCGCCTACCTGGCGCACGCCGACGGGTCGTGGGCCCGGGCGTCCGCCGAGTGGACCGGCCCGCCCGAGGTGCGTCAGGGCGGACCGCTCCGGCTGTGGGACACGGTGGAACGCATCCGCACCTGGATGCTCGCCGAGGGCGGACTGCCCCTGTACGGCGCCGACGCGCGGGTGACACCGGACGGAGTGGTCCATCTGTCCCGGGGCCGCTGGCAAGGCACCCTCGGCGCACCGTAAGTCCGCCGCCCCGCCCGCCGTCCGGCGTGTGACCCGGTGACGGGCGGGGCTCCCGCCTCTTCGCGACGGGGTCCGACCGTCTACGTGTCGCCCCCGGCCCCGCGAGCCGTGACGAACGCACCACGCCCGGGAACCCTGTAGACGAGCCCGGCGTCCACCAGGGCGTCGATGGCGCGGCGAATGGTCGGGCGGCTGAGTTTGTACTCACCGGACAGGCGCGTCTCCGCGGTGAGCGCCCGATCGGGCTTCCAGTCGCCGCGTGCGATCCGGGCCCGAAGGATCTCGGCAAGTTGCTCGTACGGCGCATCCGGCGCGTCGCGCTCGATCTGATCGTCTGGCCCGTAGCTCATGCCCAAAACGGTAGCGGTCCGGCCGGACCCGTCACCTTGACAGTCATTGTCAGGCCTTTGCAGCCCTTTACAATCTTGGCTAGTCTCAGAAACACAAGAACCCCCGCGACGGCGGCAACCGTCCGGGGGCATGGCCAACGCTTAAGAGGAGCGTCAACGTGCGCAACCCTATCGCCCGAGCTTTTACGCGGCTGCTGAACGTCCTCCCCTGGACGCCCCGCACCCCCCGCACCCGTCCCGGACGGCACACCGCCAGGTACTTCGCGGATGCGGCCGGGTCCGTCAGGGCCCCGCTGGTCATCTGTGCCGCGCGGACCCCCGTCCCCGTACATGTGCTCGCCCGGAGCGTCCCGTCGCCGTGGGGGCACCGGGTCCCGCCGTATCTGCGGGAGTGGATCGGGGAGCAGGAGGAGCGGGAGCGGCAGTACGAGCGGCGGGTGGCCGCTGCCGCGGCGGCGCTCGGGGTGGACGTGCCGTTCACGTTCGACGGGTCCGACGTGGCGCGGGTCGGGGTGTCCGCGTGACGGACGGCGACCTGTTCCCCCAGGTGCCGCCGGTGTCCGGCGAGCACTGCTGCCTGTGCGGGCGCTGGACCGTCGCCCCGGTGGCCATCGGCTACGGAAGCATGAGCGGAAGCGTCAGCGTCACGCACCATGTGTGCGCCGAGCACGTGCACGCCCGGGGTCCGTGCACCGCCGACCACACCCCGCGCGGCCAGGGCCGATCAGCAGGCGTCGTCCGGCAGGCTCATCGCGACCTCGAAGCTCCCGGCGACCAGGCGGCGCCCGTCGAACACAGGGTCCTCGTCGAGCGTGGCGAGGACGCGGGGGTCCCCCGTGACGGCCGCGGTGCCTCGGTCGCGGACAGCCTTCGACGGCCACTCCGTGATGGTCACGACGGCCGACTCCAGAGCTGACGCGCCCGCCACGCTCGCGAGCCCCCGCAGTTCCCCCGGGCCGTAGGAGAGCCCGTCCGCGTGGAAGTCGTCCTGGCTGACCGGATCGCCCGTCTGCCAGTAGTCGACGATACTGGTCGCCCCGTACTCGCGGTAGATGTCGGCCATCCGCCGCGAGAAGGCCAGGTAGACGGCCTTGCGGTCACTCGGGACGGGAACGATGGTGATGTCGGCGAACGTCATCCGTACCTCTCGCGTAGGGCGCTTCCGGTCGGCGTGCGGTCGGCCGTTCTGAGCGCGGTCAGCTTACCGATCAACGTTCCCACGGGAGTTCGACGAAGCCGCGCGACGCCGACCGGCACCGCCGTCATGTGACCGGACCGGTTGTCGGACAGGACCTGGCGCGGGTGGACGGCGGGACGCCGCGTGCGGGGGAGGGCTCAGGCGTCGGCGGCCCGTTCCCCCGCGCTGCGCTCCACGCAGAACTCGTTGCCCTCGGGGTCCGTGAGTGTGGCCCAGCCCTTGCCGTCCGGCCTGCGGTGGTCCCCGGCCAGGGTCGCGCCGAGGGCCAGGAGGCGGTCCACCTCCTCCTCGCGGGTGAGGTCCTGCGGCTGGAGGTCGAGGTGGACCCGGTTCTTGACGGTCCTGGCGTCCGGGACGGTCACGAACAGCAGGCTCACCCCGGTGGCCTCGACCGTGGCCTCCGGGTCGCCGGGGTGGTCGTCGTCGGCGAGGCGCCCGCCGAGGGCCGCCGCCCAGAAGGTGGCG includes:
- a CDS encoding DUF1428 domain-containing protein, encoding MTFADITIVPVPSDRKAVYLAFSRRMADIYREYGATSIVDYWQTGDPVSQDDFHADGLSYGPGELRGLASVAGASALESAVVTITEWPSKAVRDRGTAAVTGDPRVLATLDEDPVFDGRRLVAGSFEVAMSLPDDAC
- a CDS encoding VOC family protein, which gives rise to MTSLVRHVTIDSSDPYTLATFWAAALGGRLADDDHPGDPEATVEATGVSLLFVTVPDARTVKNRVHLDLQPQDLTREEEVDRLLALGATLAGDHRRPDGKGWATLTDPEGNEFCVERSAGERAADA
- a CDS encoding GntR family transcriptional regulator codes for the protein MSYGPDDQIERDAPDAPYEQLAEILRARIARGDWKPDRALTAETRLSGEYKLSRPTIRRAIDALVDAGLVYRVPGRGAFVTARGAGGDT